A genomic region of Glycine max cultivar Williams 82 chromosome 15, Glycine_max_v4.0, whole genome shotgun sequence contains the following coding sequences:
- the LOC100790830 gene encoding sodium/hydrogen exchanger 6 has protein sequence MASELEISPADARKAPGKEQQAAGVGILLQIMMLVLSFVLGHVLRRKKVYIIPEASASLLIGLIVGILANISDTETNIRAWFNFHEEFFFLFLLPPIIFQSGFSLAPKPFFSNFGAIVTFAIFGTFIASIVTGILVYLGGLLFLMYRLPFVECLMFGALISATDPVTVLSIFQELGTDVNLYALVFGESVLNDAMAISLYRTMSSVRADPSGQNLFMVVVRFLETFVGSMSAGVGVGFISALLFKYAGLDIDNLQNLESCLFVLFPYFSYMLAEGLGLSGIVSILFTGIVMKHYTYSNLSQSSQRFASAFFELISSLAETFVFIYMGFDIAMEQHSWSHVGFIFFSIIFIGIARAANVFSCAYLVNLVRPTHRKIPSKHQKALWYSGLRGAMAFALALQSIHDLPEGHGQTIFTATTAIVVLTVLLIGGSTGSMLEALDVVGGDNDSPLASVGTITNFDGNNGYIAPHYNEESSSGNKIKMKLKEFHKTAASFTALDKNYLTPFFTSQNGDEDDEAEPFTSTRSGFHGQNHYSS, from the exons ATGGCCTCGGAATTAGAAATTTCTCCGGCGGACGCTCGCAAGGCTCCCGGCAAGGAGCAGCAAGCCGCCGGCGTCGGAATCCTCCTGCAGATCATGATGTTGGTCTTGTCCTTCGTCCTCGGCCACGTCCTCCGCCGCAAGAAGGTTTACATCATTCCCGAAGCCAGTGCTTCTCTTCTCATAG GGTTAATTGTTGGTATACTAGCAAACATTTCAGACACCGAGACTAATATCAG GGCGTGGTTCAATTTTCACGAGGAGTTTTTCTTCCTGTTCCTGCTACCTCCTATCATATT TCAGTCTGGGTTCAGTCTCGCACCT AAACcctttttctcaaattttgGAGCAATTGTCACATTTGCTATATTCGGTACCTTCATTGCTTCAATTGTAACGGGTATCTtggt TTATCTTGGTGGCTTGCTCTTTCTGATGTATAGGCTACCTTTTGTCGAGTGCCTGATGTTTGGTGCTCTTATATCAGCTACTGATCCTGTTactgttttgtccatatttcaG GAACTGGGCACAGATGTCAATCTATATGCCTTGGTTTTTGGAGAATCTGTTTTGAATGATGCC ATGGCAATTTCTTTGTACAG GACAATGTCATCAGTTAGAGCTGATCCATCTGGACAAAATTTATTCATGGTGGTTGTTCGATTTTTGGAGACTTTTGTAGGGTCAATGTCTGCAG GTGTTGGAGTTGGATTTATATCTGCTTTG CTGTTTAAGTATGCAGGATTGGATATTGACAA CCTTCAGAACTTGGAGAGTTGTCTTTTTGTCCTTTTCCCATATTTCTC GTACATGCTTGCTGAAGGCCTTGGTCTGTCTGGTATTGTATCAATCCTGTTCACAGGAATA GTCATGAAACATTATACATATTCCAATTTATCACAAAGTTCTCAACGATTTGCCTCTGCTTTTTTCGAGTTAATATCATCTTTAGCTGAAACATTTGT ATTTATATACATGGGCTTTGATATTGCTATGGAGCAACATAGCTGGTCACATGTTGGATTTATATTCTTCTCCATT ATATTCATTGGAATTGCAAG GGCAGCAAATGTCTTCTCATGTGCTTATTTGGTCAATCTGGTCAGGCCCACTCATCGAAAGATACCTTCAAAACATCAGAAGGCACTTTGGTATAGTG GACTTCGAGGAGCAATGGCTTTTGCGCTTGCTCTGCAATCAATTCATGATCTTCCAGAAGGACATGGGCAGACTATCTTTACTGCAACTACTGCAATAGTTGTTTTGACG GTATTGCTGATTGGTGGTTCAACAGGTAGCATGCTGGAAGCTCTAGATGTTGTAGGTGGAGATAATGATAGCCCTTTGGCTTCAGTTGGTACCATCACA aatttCGATGGAAACAATGGTTATATTGCTCCTCATTACAACGAAGAATCATCTTCTGGGAACAAAATCAAGATGAAGCTAAAAGAATTCCACAAGAC TGCTGCATCTTTTACGGCATTAGATAAAAACTACCTGACCCCATTCTTTACAAGTCAAAAtggagatgaagatgatgaag CCGAGCCTTTTACTTCCACAAGATCGGGATTTCATGGCCAGAACCACTATTCATCATGA